TTGTTCCTTCACGTATATTAACATATTCTATGTTTCATCATACTTACATGAAGCCTAGTACACTCATAATTGAATCTTCATCACTCTAGTGATTGTCTTCGACTCCGAAGCTTCTCTTCAAAATTTCTCAGTTTGACTTTAAGCTTTTAGACTTGATTTCTGGGAACATTGCATTGTCTCTGACTTATCAACACGAAAACAGCAGACTATTAGCTAGGAACAATAGACCTCTTGTCTACCCTTTAACATTTTCAACAAATTTCAGCTTTTCTAGACATCACATATTATCACAACTTCCTTGACCAAGTCTTTACATACTCTCATCAACGATCCTACTCCAGATCAGATATCTTTCCTGTACGATATCTTAAAAACAAACtgttcatttattttgttgtatGTTTTAAAATAACTCTTCAAGTTATTGATGTTTTTGAGAACTTTTATATTCATAACCTATAACTTGTTCATGCACACCTTAACACACGTTAGTTTGATAAtcatcatttatttattatcataaaaatcaatCATAACTCAACACAGCTGACTAAAAAGTCACACATTGCTTTTATGAGCAATTAAAATGCgaacaatcaaaaaaaaaaatcaaaagttacataaaaatcatttataaaaCAACCTCAAACTTTACACacgttgatttttatttttattatagaataaaatattttagtatACACCATTATTCAGGTCAAATTACCAAATTTCGACTAAATTAACCCCATTGACATTGACTATCCGATCTACCTctaatctctaattttttatttcattaaaaaaaccGCAAACaacccacccccccccccccctcctacCACCGTTTATACTAGGGGTATTCAAAAATATTCGATCTGAATTATCCGACCAGGAATATCCGGTATCCAGTTTTTATAAACCGGATAAATTACTCGATTTTTGAATATCGGATAATTCAAATCGGGTATCCAGTTTTTAAAACGGATACCGAATCCGGGTCAACGTATTGACAAAACCGGGTATTCGGATATccgattttttacttttttattatttttatttttaaaatatacaaatatttttttataaatttttttgttttggttgttaaattaactaataataacaattctcaattataactaaattgtataattaatttatggttaattaatttagacttttgaaaatccaatcatatttccaaaatgatttgtattctaagtttaaataataagctttatttttgaaattgtttaaaaaaagcTAGAAAGCGAAGTGAGCTTAAATAGTTATGTGAAAAATtcgtaaaattatttaaaaaaagacaaaaaaataataagttgaAAATCCGGTATCCAATCCGGATTAAACCGGATATCCAGCTTCTGGGTATCCGATTTTTTTAGACCGGAACCGGATAGTGATTTTCACTATTCAAAAAACCGGGTATCCGGAGTTCCGGATTCGGGTTGATTCAGTAttcggttttgaacacccctaatttaAACTACCTAATCTCTCTCCCGTAAAACCTCCCTCCCTAACGACTTTCCACTAGTTGTTGGAAAATAATCTACATGTGATCACTGATCCCACGGCAAAGAATTATATCAGAGAgattgactaacatatatataCTTGATAGACTATTGTTCCTAATATCAATTGATTTACTTTAAGAACAAAACCTTATTAAATTTGTGTATAATCAACTCTTAATTTTATGATGTATAACTCCAATAAGAAATTTTACAATAAATCATAATATCAAATCCGACAATTTCCGACAACCGAAAACAAAATGCTAGCTCGGTCACTCTCTCAAAGAATAAAGAGCATAATAAAGAGATTATATATTTCTCATGCATGGATTTAACGTCGtgtcatctcctcatcactcTCTCCCCTACACGTGTCCACAGCAGTAAATCTTTTGGCACGCGTCACATCCTCCCTTCCTTACCTTTTCCTATATTTCTTCTCTTCAACACAACAAGAAGAATATTGCATAGTAGAAGCCAAGATCAGCAACATTATCTTGATACAAAAATTGTGATCTAACGTACCGAAATTCACGGTTAATATGGCTAGCAGAAAGGAAGAGAGAGCAGAGGGGGCAGCAAGATATGCTGCCGACGAAATCAAATCTGCAAGGGAAGATAGACAAGCCCAGAAACAGGCCCAACAACGTCACAAAGATTACCAACAGCATGGGTTTACTGAAGAAACCCACCAACAACAAACTAAGCCTGGGATTATCTCTTCTGTGGTTGGTGCCTTaggtattaattaaagttaataataattaataatgcatCATCTCAATACTATTTTCAACTACTCCTAAAGACAGTCTTTAAAAGAGACGATCTTAAAATAAGTagtctatatttttattttttttagtttgtattaattatgttatttagTCCATATATCTTATGTCTTTGTGTACAATGTTTAGATTTTCTACTTATACTATATGAGATCGTCTTATCGTAATCAGATAAATTTATATGATGAGTCTATAAAACGTAATCGGTTTAAAATCGTGAATGGTCACGTTAACATCATAAGTGATCATTATACTATATGAGATCGTCTTATCGttaaaaagtaattaatttaaaattgtgcATGGTCAGTTAACAtcataagtgatcattttagtACAATAAATATACAAGATTAGCCTAATTTCACTAGTTGTcgttttttatataaatagcGAGAGtattaataatagaaaattgGTGTAATTGTAGTAGGATAATATTTAGACTAGTTTAATAATCATGTTTGATGTTACTTTAATCTTCTAATTTTCATTAATTAGTcataaaatacattttgaatcaTTACGTTGGTATTAAATGGAAATAAAAATGcattgtcaatttttttttttctcaaatagacataaatatttgaaattcaaatgattataaaaatatattgtcAAGTTTTAATTTATACTATATATCAAACACAAATTAGtattaatcttttttttctgaaagtttgttgctaaaatatttatcaaataaatatttgaaattcaagtaattataaaaatatattgtcAAGTTTTAATTTATACTATATATCAATTACAAAATAgtattaatctttttttttttctgaatgttatcaaaatatttatcaaataaatatttgaaattcaagtaattataaaaatatattgtcAAGTTTTAGCTTATATACAAATTAGTAATCGTTTTTTTATAAGTGTGTtcataatttttgtttattcacatcaaattatttattaatgtcaTAATTgaactttttatctttttttatagaAGTGTCTCAGTGTTTCACCAAAATATAAAGGTCaaaacatattcatattttGGTGGCTATAAATCGCAAAATAAGAAACATTAACACTaaattttaaggatgtaattaaTATTTGATTATTAACACTaaattttaaggatgtaattaatatttgattttattatctTCAATTCAAGGAAGCACGTATGAACACGCTAAGGAAGCCGTGACAGGCAAAACCCATGACGCAGCCGAGAAGACAAAAGACGCGGCGGCGGCCACATCGGAGAAAATGAAGGAGAGTCACGACATTGCGGCTATCCGCGCAAAGGAGGCGGCGGACCGCGCCAGAGAAGGAAGAGACAATACTGCTGAAAGTTTAAGACAGACCAAAGATTACACTGCCGAGAAAACCAAGGATGCGGCCGGTTATGTTGCGGATAAAGCTAAGCAAGCTAAAGACACAACAATGGAGAAAGCAGGGGAGGCAAAGGATTACACTGCCGACAAAGCTAAGCAAGCGAAAGATGCGACGGTGGAGAAGGCGGGGCAGGCTAGGGATTATACGGTCGAGAAGGCGAGGCAGGCGGCGGATGAGACGGAGGAGATGAAGGATTATACGGTGGAGAAGACGAGAGAAGGGAAGGATGCGAGTGTTAGTAGGTTGGGTGAGTTGAAAGATTCGGCGGCGGATGTTGCGAAGAAGGCAATGGGGTTCTTGTCTGGGAAGAAAGATGAGACGGCTGAGGCGGTGAAGGAGAGAGGGAGAGAAGCTATGGATTATGTTAAGGATACCGAGGAAGCTCAGGTAACAGTTAACACCGTTTGatagtatatttttataatattaaattatatgtttATAATTCGGGAAATTATTATTCCCgagttaattaaatttttttattatagtaaTTATTGATCATCTTACCattataactttttaatttttttggtctaaaatcgttaattttttttaaattgaaagacaaattgaaaaagaaaaaattagaaaaaaattaattaaatttttttatcttattgagCGTCTTACCAtcataactttttaattttttcgtctaaaatcaatcaaattgaataagaaaaaattagaaaaaagttCAACAATTTTTGGACggtaaacatttaaaaaagttaatggtttatcattgataataaaaaagttaTGGTGTATCATtgataataaaagaaatttaggGGTACTAAAACTTTGAGGTAccattcataattttttttataatttttagatttatatataatctaatatataaataatttaaataatatattagtaaaaagtagttaaatattgtaaatataacataaaattattatttatatattaattgtaAAGAATGATTATTAAAGGATGACATTACAGGATTTGTACAAAGATACAGAAGACAAAGCAAGAAGAAGAATGGAGGAAATGAGGTTAGAAAAGCTTAGAGAAAAAGGGTATGATGTAGAAGATGAAGCTGCTGAAAGAAGTAGAGCTGATCGTGAAGCTGCTGCACTAAGGTAAAATTAACCGTTAAATTGACAATTTCTGCAGGGATTTTTGGATTGTATTTCTTTGGGTTATGAAGTGTAGACACCTCGTGTTTTTTCAAGTTGATTGCTGCTTTCACAATAAATTTagtctaatttaacatggtatcagagtcgatatcgattaaaaaaattaaaatagtaggTTCGAattgaatgatgtttttaacCTTATTAATTGATTGTTGCTTTCTCTCATTGTCATACAGTTTTGGGATGGTTATGGAGTcgtgtttttagttaatgtgtCAGCATTCACACTAAGTCCAGTCTAAGTTCAGTCTAATTTAAGAACTTCAATTAGCTATCAGCTATTGTATTTGTATATAATAGTTCATATCGAATGATCAGATGTCTTGATAAATTGTTTTTTACTTGAAACAGAGGAGAAGCAGGAAAGAACAACATATTAGGAGCAATGGGGAACGTAGTCGACGCAGTGAAGAGCAAATTGACTATGCCAAGTGACATGGTGGAGGACAAACGTAGAGCCCAAGGAAGAAGCGGCGAAGACAAGACAGTAACAGTGACGGTTGAGGAATCTCCACCAGGTGCAGCGGCTGATCTTTTGAAGAATGCTGATCTTCTGAAGAATGCTGATCAGATTACGGGGCAGAGTTTCACGCCCAATGATGTTGGGCGGATGGGCGAGGAAGGAACCGGGAAGCCTTTTCGTCATCGTTAGCTGCCTTTAGTGCATGGTGTTTTGGTGGCTGTGTAATAAGTTGTTTCTTGGCCCCATACTCATCTTCTATAGTAGTATTTGGTTTATGATGTTGTGTTTTGCATGTTCTgtttaattattatacttttgtaTGTTTGATGCATTTCAAGAAGATAAAAAAGAATACGTTTTCATGATAAGTTCATGTCAAATGTGGTGCATGTTATAGATTACTATGGAGCATACAGGACTGTCGATCTTCATGAAAATGAGTTAATCACCGAACAGTTATAACTGTTTGGTATTTCCAACCAAAGAATCTATCTACGATTCCGATCACTAGTTTGTGGTTGCTGATCGGACTAACAATGGTCGATAATTTCCAATCACTACTTTGGTTGCTCAATAGAAACAACAGAAGACCAACGACAAGTCATTGGTAATGGTCGATAAATAGTCGGACATGGGCACATTGTTTGGTCGATTTTTGTATTGGACTAAAAGAGTATTTTGGAGTGTGacacttcatcttcttcatctccGCTCATTGATGTGCTTCGTAAACTGTAATCCGATCTCATTTGATAGGCAAACTACATCTTAAAAAATTGTTTACTCACTTTATTTAAGGTAAACTCATGAGCTCTCCCTATATACATTGATAAAAGCATGGAGCAAACATGAAGTATAACATTAAGAAACAAAACCTAATTACAATCTATCTTAAACtacaaatctaacaaaaatCATCCTTTATTATTTTCACAAGGATGATCCGATAAAGTTAAGACATTGACCAACAAATATATTTTCATCAACCAAATTAATTACCAGATTAATTACGAATTTTATTCAAGTTTTAAGATTTATATACGAATTCAAAGGAACAAATGAACTCAACTGAGGTCATTGGTTTGAGCAGAAATCTAAAAACCCCACGAACTCATGGTTGTTGATCATATGAACGGTCTTTTCAATTCCAATTACTCCTGAAACAGTGCACTTTAGAATTTCAGACAATTGTCGGGAAAAAcgaatgaaaaagaaaataatattttatatcacaaatattgTTAAGTGATTCTCATTTAAGCGGAGTTTGAATAGCAatactagaaaaaaaattacccaTTGTGAGAGCACTAGCGAAAATGACCGCGGAGAGGATGAAGACAATGAGGGAAGCTCGTTTCAGAAACACAACCATTTTCCTTACGAGGTATTGTCCCCAAAAGCCGGCTAGAAGTGAAACCGACATAAGGTACAAGGCTGCAAAGTTTTTCTCAAATCATCAGACTCGATCAAACTATACCAGAGCGCAAATGAAAACGCAAAATGTCATGTGAAGAGTCATTTTATCTAATATTTTGATCAAGTGTGGATTGAAACATTTGTTTATTTGGAGAACGAAATTTCCGGTTTCTGGTAACAAGGAATGGGCCATAGTAAGTCGCACAAGATTTTCATTTAGCTTACATTGTCAGATAAATGCAATTCATGTTGGCAATACTTCACCTGTGAGGAAAGTctcattaaaataataagttgtggacttgtatataatatttGGTAGATAATCCTCTTAAAATCATATGATACTTGTATATAATATTTGGTAGATAATCCTCCTAAAaccatatgattttgaattttgaaaagagtGAACCTTATTAAGTGTGTAGGCAAGTTAACTTTTTTTACTCGTGGGTTGTATGCTCAAGCCCATGGGTGCCCTGTAAGTGTGTCCTACGAGAGATTATATAACGAATTGTTAGTGCCCCAACAAGTAAGACGTACCGTATGTAATTGGGAACCTTTTGAGAAAGTAGAACTCCACCACTG
The Amaranthus tricolor cultivar Red isolate AtriRed21 chromosome 11, ASM2621246v1, whole genome shotgun sequence DNA segment above includes these coding regions:
- the LOC130827343 gene encoding late embryogenesis abundant protein ECP63, producing the protein MASRKEERAEGAARYAADEIKSAREDRQAQKQAQQRHKDYQQHGFTEETHQQQTKPGIISSVVGALGSTYEHAKEAVTGKTHDAAEKTKDAAAATSEKMKESHDIAAIRAKEAADRAREGRDNTAESLRQTKDYTAEKTKDAAGYVADKAKQAKDTTMEKAGEAKDYTADKAKQAKDATVEKAGQARDYTVEKARQAADETEEMKDYTVEKTREGKDASVSRLGELKDSAADVAKKAMGFLSGKKDETAEAVKERGREAMDYVKDTEEAQDLYKDTEDKARRRMEEMRLEKLREKGYDVEDEAAERSRADREAAALRGEAGKNNILGAMGNVVDAVKSKLTMPSDMVEDKRRAQGRSGEDKTVTVTVEESPPGAAADLLKNADLLKNADQITGQSFTPNDVGRMGEEGTGKPFRHR